One part of the Quercus lobata isolate SW786 chromosome 7, ValleyOak3.0 Primary Assembly, whole genome shotgun sequence genome encodes these proteins:
- the LOC115951589 gene encoding receptor-like protein 34: MGSGYYEDLIRVINKGMEMELVKILTIFIAIDFSNNRFYGEIPNTMGNLKVLIVLNLSSNSFTGPIPSSFGDLTQLQSLDLSQNKFLGKIPQQLVSLTFLAYLNLSLNQLTGPIPQGSQFGTFQNSSFEGNLGLCGFPLSKKCENIEIPTFEPRQESSFGEGFNWKVVVVGYASGLVIGLVLGHVIISRRPDWFTRTFGVNLHK, translated from the coding sequence ATGGGCTCGGGTTATTATGAAGACTTAATAAGGGTGATtaataagggaatggaaatgGAACTGGTAAAGATCTTGACCATCTTCATAGCTATTGATTTCTCTAACAATAGATTTTATGGAGAAATTCCAAATACCATGGGAAATCTCAAGGTATTAATTGTACTCAACCTATCAAGCAATAGTTTCACTGGCCCTATTCCATCATCCTTTGGGGACTTAACTCAGCTCCAATCTTTGGATCTCTCGCAAAATAAGTTCCTGGGAAAAATTCCTCAACAACTAGTAAGTCTCACATTTCTTGCATATCTAAACCTCTCTCTTAACCAACTTACAGGTCCAATTCCTCAAGGTAGCCAATTTGGGACATTTCAAAATTCCTCATTTGAGGGGAACTTGGGATTGTGTGGCTTTCCATTGTCCAAGAAATGTGAAAATATTGAGATACCAACTTTTGAGCCTAGACAAGAATCATCATTTGGCGAAGGATTCAATTGGAAAGTGGTAGTGGTGGGATATGCTAGCGGACTGGTTATTGGATTGGTTCTTGGACATGTTATCATCTCAAGGAGGCCAGATTGGTTTACAAGAACTTTTGGAGTGAACCTACACAAGTGA